The following are encoded together in the Asticcacaulis sp. genome:
- a CDS encoding HlyD family secretion protein yields MPDQSSPSATLDNAAPARPVNSKARGPLFLIFGGVVAVAALGFGAYTLIEGGKSVETDNAYVDASTASITPLVSAPVKEANIYETKAVKAGDVLVVLDDTDAKLALAAAQAQLDQATRQIGTYYENDATLKAQADASAAQVNNAQATYDNAVKSYNDRKALAASGAVSGEDVQNAKTAMDQAQAALATAKAQAQAAIGQRASNTAIISGVGVDENPQVVAARVKVEQAQLDLDRTVIRSPIDGIVSRNTVEVGQRVQVGQSLMSIVPIQSAYVNANFKEVQLKKVKVGQPVELTADVYGGSVKYHGKVAGLSGGTGSSMAIIPAQNATGNWIKVVQRVPVRIALNPTELKQHPLRVGMSMKAKISVIE; encoded by the coding sequence ATGCCCGATCAATCCTCCCCTTCGGCCACCCTGGATAACGCCGCTCCCGCCCGGCCTGTCAATTCAAAGGCCCGCGGCCCGCTTTTCCTTATCTTCGGCGGCGTGGTCGCCGTGGCCGCCCTCGGCTTCGGCGCCTACACCCTGATCGAAGGCGGTAAGTCGGTCGAGACCGACAACGCCTATGTTGACGCCTCCACCGCCTCCATAACTCCGCTGGTTTCGGCGCCGGTGAAAGAGGCCAATATTTACGAGACCAAGGCCGTCAAGGCCGGCGATGTGCTGGTGGTGCTCGATGACACCGACGCGAAGCTGGCGCTCGCCGCGGCCCAGGCCCAGCTTGACCAGGCCACCCGCCAGATCGGCACCTATTACGAGAACGACGCCACCCTGAAGGCCCAGGCCGACGCCAGCGCTGCCCAGGTCAATAACGCCCAGGCGACCTACGACAATGCCGTGAAGTCATACAATGACCGCAAGGCCCTGGCCGCCAGCGGCGCCGTTTCCGGCGAGGACGTCCAGAACGCCAAAACGGCCATGGACCAGGCCCAGGCGGCGCTCGCCACCGCCAAGGCACAGGCCCAGGCCGCCATCGGCCAGCGCGCTTCCAACACCGCCATCATTTCCGGAGTCGGCGTGGATGAAAATCCGCAGGTCGTCGCCGCCCGCGTCAAGGTGGAACAGGCCCAACTTGATCTCGACCGTACCGTCATCCGCTCGCCGATCGACGGCATCGTCTCGCGCAACACGGTCGAGGTCGGCCAGCGCGTCCAGGTCGGACAGTCGCTGATGAGCATCGTACCGATCCAGAGCGCCTATGTGAACGCCAATTTCAAGGAAGTGCAGCTCAAGAAGGTCAAGGTCGGCCAGCCGGTCGAACTGACCGCCGATGTTTATGGCGGCAGCGTCAAGTATCACGGCAAGGTCGCCGGCCTTTCCGGCGGCACCGGCTCCTCCATGGCCATCATCCCGGCCCAGAACGCCACCGGGAACTGGATCAAGGTGGTCCAGCGCGTGCCGGTGCGGATCGCGCTCAACCCGACGGAACTGAAGCAGCATCCGCTGCGCGTCGGCATGAGCATGAAGGCCAAGATCAGCGTTATCGAGTAA
- a CDS encoding RNA polymerase sigma factor: MSNIVHTGPLGEARKALLAFVGAQILPHEADLRHWLLRLGVKAHELDDIVQDVYCRLLRLERFDHIEDPRAYLFRCARNVLLEQVRRNKVVSIMTVQNLDELGVADLGPNPESAASSRAELVRVLGLIEGLPERCRQVFELRKVHGLSQAETAKALRISENIVEKETARG; this comes from the coding sequence ATGTCAAACATCGTACATACAGGGCCATTGGGGGAGGCGCGCAAAGCGCTTCTGGCTTTTGTGGGCGCGCAGATATTACCGCATGAGGCGGATCTGCGCCATTGGCTGTTGCGACTGGGTGTGAAGGCGCATGAACTCGATGATATCGTCCAGGATGTTTATTGCCGCCTGCTGCGGCTGGAGCGCTTCGATCATATCGAGGATCCGCGCGCCTATCTCTTCCGCTGCGCCCGCAATGTCCTGCTGGAGCAGGTGCGGCGCAACAAGGTGGTTTCGATCATGACCGTGCAGAATCTCGATGAACTGGGCGTGGCCGATCTGGGGCCGAACCCGGAAAGCGCCGCCTCGTCGCGCGCCGAACTCGTCCGGGTGCTGGGCCTGATCGAGGGCTTGCCCGAGCGCTGCCGCCAGGTGTTCGAACTGCGCAAGGTGCATGGCCTCTCCCAGGCCGAAACCGCGAAGGCATTGCGGATCAGTGAGAATATTGTCGAGAAGGAAACGGCCAGGGGCTGA
- a CDS encoding arabinogalactan endo-1,4-beta-galactosidase produces the protein MKVHRLISLLPAIALLAGTAADARDYWFGADLSYVNEMKACGAKYDYKGETDAYKIFAQSGHNLVRVRIWVDAKWTPYSDLADVETTIAAAKAQGQKVLLDFHYSDDWADGGKQLVPAAWAGMSEDDQAKALYQYTLDTLNALKAKNLMPEMVQVGNETNGEILRTQPEEHVAINWARNAKLFNAGIRGVRDASADSAIKPEIMLHIAQPENVEPWFDAASKAGVTGYDIIGISYYSRWSKEDMNGLAETIRRVHYRFDKDVVVVETGYAFTDVPADSANNLLGSAYALKDYPVSVVGQAKYMHDLMQQTLDAGGIGVVYWEPAWISTKCRTRWAQGSDWENAAFFDYKGNALPVLEWPQAPYVWPVAVTFTVPDHGQTAQYIGGDFTGGVPVAMQRVDGQFAYTAWLRPGSHVLIGTAEAEAALGDTEALDVTVPASGGPVVLAKSQP, from the coding sequence ATGAAAGTGCACAGACTGATATCCCTTCTGCCCGCCATTGCCCTGCTGGCCGGAACCGCCGCTGACGCCCGCGACTACTGGTTCGGGGCCGATCTTTCCTATGTCAACGAGATGAAGGCTTGCGGCGCGAAGTACGACTACAAGGGCGAGACTGACGCCTACAAGATCTTCGCGCAGTCGGGGCATAATCTCGTTCGCGTCCGTATCTGGGTCGATGCCAAATGGACGCCCTATTCCGATCTGGCCGATGTCGAAACAACCATTGCCGCCGCCAAGGCGCAAGGCCAGAAGGTGCTGCTCGATTTCCATTATTCCGATGACTGGGCCGATGGCGGCAAGCAGCTGGTGCCGGCCGCCTGGGCCGGAATGAGCGAGGACGATCAGGCCAAGGCGCTCTATCAATATACGCTCGATACGCTGAATGCGCTTAAGGCGAAGAACCTGATGCCGGAAATGGTGCAGGTCGGCAACGAGACCAATGGCGAGATCCTGCGCACCCAGCCGGAAGAGCATGTGGCTATCAATTGGGCACGCAATGCGAAACTGTTCAATGCCGGGATCAGGGGCGTGCGCGATGCTTCGGCAGATAGCGCCATAAAGCCGGAAATCATGCTGCATATCGCCCAGCCGGAAAATGTCGAGCCGTGGTTCGACGCCGCCAGCAAGGCCGGTGTCACCGGCTATGACATCATCGGTATTAGCTATTACAGCCGCTGGTCCAAAGAGGATATGAATGGCCTGGCCGAGACCATTCGCCGCGTCCATTACAGGTTCGACAAGGACGTGGTGGTGGTCGAGACCGGCTATGCCTTTACCGACGTGCCGGCCGACAGTGCCAATAATCTGCTGGGCTCGGCCTACGCGCTGAAAGACTATCCGGTCTCGGTGGTCGGGCAGGCAAAATATATGCACGACCTGATGCAGCAAACCCTCGATGCCGGCGGGATCGGTGTTGTCTACTGGGAGCCGGCCTGGATCTCGACCAAATGCCGCACGCGCTGGGCGCAAGGGTCGGACTGGGAAAACGCCGCCTTCTTCGACTATAAGGGCAATGCCCTGCCGGTGCTGGAATGGCCGCAAGCGCCTTACGTCTGGCCGGTGGCGGTCACCTTTACCGTGCCGGATCACGGTCAGACGGCGCAATATATCGGCGGCGATTTTACCGGCGGCGTCCCTGTGGCCATGCAGCGGGTGGATGGGCAATTCGCCTATACCGCCTGGCTGCGACCGGGCAGTCATGTGCTGATAGGTACGGCGGAGGCCGAAGCCGCCCTGGGTGATACCGAAGCGCTGGATGTGACCGTGCCGGCATCTGGTGGGCCGGTTGTGTTGGCAAAGTCACAGCCGTAA
- a CDS encoding ATP-binding protein, with product MRKQRRAADFDRICAGVCELAAAIFDMPMAFLSLGTGEAQAVTAAFGIPDIDVLDGIAFTQRPLTAGEGLNIPDAAHDARYFLESAVLRAPHIRFYADMPLVNEGGIIGVIALADAAAREDFSAAKQAVLARFADQVATLLALAQGSGADMRGMVQMQQKRLERAAELAGFGYWTIDLTSREVVWSREMYGLLGLNEKTYRPQVATHLDIYQPDDRSVVIEHFQRAVNAGEDFDFELRIVRRRDKAARLIRTKGGVEYDGDGAPIRLCAVVRDVTEATAAALASEGFLGHIADELRAPLNEIVSYARMIEMQPVSGSETADFARHLQNSARAMKTLIGDALSHEPAVSSEEDNEIVDVAATIRETVDAFTLQAQAAQTRLSAHFVDFTRRQARLDDMRVRQVLQNLIANACKFTQGGVISVTASQVTAENPQRLKSEIRLHVSVRDTGIGMGEAQARTLFSGGKKKHGLGLSVAQAIVESLGGHIGAVSRPGEGANVWFEIPVDWVEAPEVKPDPKAAPVPRTLTRQIFDRPQSRPAYAPPRPRIDAAPPEPAKHAPVDEDRINREYLRALLADMKLDLQ from the coding sequence GTGCGCAAACAGCGGCGCGCTGCAGATTTTGACCGGATATGCGCCGGCGTCTGTGAACTGGCCGCGGCGATTTTCGATATGCCCATGGCGTTTCTCAGCCTTGGCACGGGTGAGGCTCAGGCGGTCACTGCTGCCTTTGGTATTCCGGATATCGATGTGCTGGACGGCATCGCCTTCACGCAGCGCCCGCTGACTGCCGGCGAGGGCTTGAACATCCCTGACGCCGCGCACGATGCCCGCTATTTCCTGGAAAGCGCCGTCCTGCGCGCACCGCATATCCGTTTCTATGCCGATATGCCGCTGGTGAATGAGGGCGGGATCATCGGCGTTATCGCCCTGGCCGATGCCGCGGCGCGTGAAGATTTTTCGGCGGCGAAACAGGCTGTGCTGGCGAGATTCGCCGATCAGGTGGCCACACTGCTGGCCCTGGCGCAGGGATCGGGTGCGGACATGCGGGGGATGGTGCAGATGCAGCAAAAACGTCTGGAGCGCGCCGCGGAACTGGCCGGCTTCGGTTACTGGACGATCGATCTGACCAGCCGTGAGGTTGTCTGGTCCAGGGAAATGTATGGCCTGCTGGGCCTGAACGAAAAGACCTATCGCCCCCAGGTGGCCACGCATCTTGATATCTATCAGCCGGATGATCGGTCGGTCGTGATTGAGCACTTCCAGCGCGCGGTCAATGCCGGCGAGGATTTCGATTTCGAATTGCGCATTGTCCGCCGCCGGGACAAGGCCGCGCGCCTGATTCGTACAAAGGGTGGGGTCGAATATGATGGCGATGGCGCGCCGATCCGGCTGTGCGCCGTGGTGCGCGATGTGACTGAAGCGACGGCGGCGGCACTGGCCAGTGAAGGCTTCCTTGGCCATATTGCCGATGAACTGCGGGCGCCGCTCAACGAGATTGTCAGTTATGCTCGAATGATAGAAATGCAGCCGGTATCCGGCAGCGAGACCGCCGATTTTGCCCGTCATCTGCAAAACTCCGCGCGGGCAATGAAGACGCTGATCGGAGATGCGCTGAGCCATGAACCGGCCGTGTCCAGTGAGGAAGACAACGAGATCGTCGATGTGGCCGCGACGATCCGTGAAACGGTCGACGCCTTCACGCTTCAGGCCCAGGCCGCGCAGACCCGGCTCAGCGCGCATTTTGTTGATTTCACCCGTAGACAGGCGCGTCTCGATGACATGCGGGTCCGGCAGGTGCTGCAAAACCTGATCGCCAATGCCTGCAAATTCACGCAGGGCGGCGTCATCAGCGTCACCGCCAGCCAGGTGACGGCGGAAAACCCGCAGAGACTGAAATCGGAAATCCGCCTGCATGTTAGTGTGCGCGACACAGGCATCGGCATGGGAGAAGCACAGGCGCGCACTCTCTTCAGTGGCGGCAAAAAGAAGCACGGCCTGGGCCTGTCCGTCGCCCAGGCGATCGTCGAAAGTCTCGGCGGCCATATCGGCGCGGTGTCGCGGCCGGGCGAAGGCGCCAATGTCTGGTTTGAAATTCCCGTCGACTGGGTGGAAGCGCCCGAGGTCAAACCCGATCCGAAAGCCGCGCCCGTGCCGCGTACCCTGACGCGGCAGATTTTTGACAGGCCGCAGTCCCGTCCGGCCTATGCGCCGCCCCGTCCGCGTATCGACGCTGCGCCGCCTGAGCCAGCAAAACATGCGCCGGTAGATGAAGACCGCATCAACCGCGAATATCTGCGCGCCCTGCTGGCGGATATGAAGCTCGATCTGCAATAA
- a CDS encoding EAL domain-containing protein gives MTDDLKTQRDRYIAFSLAAADLLIEADSDFRIIRTIGATQALLSGLGEGVVGREVCDIFIPMDRAFARHLFNRAKSVGRIEPCGLNLQQAEGPPLLVNMGACYLGTGEGSTFISLTVLSDGVVAQTAADGQSGLLDLESYLGFARRKIGVKGETAPKDMKLVRVAGLSQAMRQLPAAQSDLLMGEISSVLRAQAVGGSAAARLSEEAFSYIPSAKGAGASPDAISRDIRAAAVAAGLAENSLAPAVLNLELSTGNLDQDSIAKALQYVLSDFCKPERSPISSLAQGLKSAMAETVQHFDSIRALIDGNKYTLFYQPVVRLSDRTTHHYEALLRFADGRAPFDTIRLSEQLGLVQDFDLAVARKAIETLGRHEDATIAINLSGLSIQGDPFREHLRQLLSGAGGVSQRLMFELTESNAIEDIEAAATFLRWLRRTGYRVCLDDFGAGAATYTYLRHFDVDFVKIDGPFLKEARDNPRQRALVRSVSHLCRDLHTEVVAEMIEDDAMAALCQEMGIGYGQGYLFGKPKPQIDVPKPLVVGKRKGFSESWG, from the coding sequence ATGACCGACGATCTCAAGACGCAACGCGACCGCTATATCGCTTTTTCCCTGGCGGCGGCCGACCTTTTGATCGAGGCGGACAGTGACTTTCGCATCATCAGAACGATCGGTGCCACCCAGGCTTTGCTGAGCGGGCTTGGCGAAGGTGTCGTCGGGCGCGAGGTCTGCGATATCTTTATCCCGATGGATCGCGCCTTTGCCCGCCACCTGTTCAACCGCGCCAAGTCTGTGGGCCGCATCGAACCCTGTGGTCTGAACCTGCAACAGGCGGAAGGCCCGCCGCTGCTGGTCAATATGGGGGCCTGTTACCTCGGCACCGGCGAAGGCAGCACCTTTATCAGCCTGACCGTCCTGTCGGATGGCGTGGTAGCGCAAACCGCGGCGGACGGCCAGTCCGGTCTGCTCGATCTTGAGTCCTATCTCGGCTTTGCCAGGCGGAAGATCGGTGTCAAAGGCGAGACCGCGCCGAAGGACATGAAACTGGTGCGTGTCGCGGGCCTTTCCCAGGCCATGCGCCAGTTGCCGGCGGCGCAGTCCGACCTGCTGATGGGCGAGATCAGTTCGGTTTTGCGCGCCCAGGCCGTGGGCGGCAGCGCCGCGGCACGACTTTCTGAGGAAGCCTTCAGCTATATCCCTTCCGCCAAAGGGGCAGGTGCTTCGCCGGACGCGATTTCGCGTGATATCCGGGCGGCGGCGGTGGCTGCGGGCCTGGCGGAAAACAGTTTGGCGCCTGCGGTGCTCAATCTCGAACTCTCCACCGGCAATCTGGATCAAGACAGCATCGCCAAGGCCCTGCAATATGTCCTGAGCGATTTCTGCAAGCCGGAGCGCAGCCCGATCAGTTCGCTGGCGCAGGGCCTGAAATCGGCCATGGCCGAGACAGTGCAGCATTTCGACAGCATCCGCGCCCTGATTGATGGCAATAAGTATACGCTGTTCTACCAGCCGGTGGTGCGCCTGTCCGACCGCACGACACACCATTACGAGGCCCTGTTGCGCTTCGCCGATGGCCGGGCGCCGTTCGACACCATCCGCCTCTCGGAGCAACTGGGCCTGGTGCAGGATTTCGACCTGGCCGTGGCGAGAAAGGCGATCGAGACCCTGGGGCGGCATGAGGATGCGACCATCGCCATCAACCTGTCCGGCCTGTCGATCCAGGGCGACCCGTTCCGCGAGCATCTGCGCCAGTTGCTGAGCGGCGCCGGCGGCGTGAGCCAGAGGCTGATGTTCGAATTGACCGAATCCAACGCTATCGAGGATATCGAGGCCGCCGCCACCTTCCTCCGCTGGCTGCGGCGCACGGGCTACCGGGTCTGCCTCGATGACTTCGGCGCCGGTGCGGCCACCTATACCTATCTGCGCCATTTCGATGTCGATTTCGTCAAGATCGACGGGCCTTTCCTGAAGGAGGCGCGTGATAATCCGCGTCAGCGCGCTTTGGTGCGCTCGGTCAGTCACCTGTGCCGCGATCTGCACACCGAAGTGGTGGCTGAAATGATTGAGGATGACGCCATGGCGGCGCTGTGCCAGGAGATGGGCATAGGCTATGGCCAGGGTTACCTGTTCGGCAAGCCGAAACCGCAGATCGACGTGCCCAAGCCGCTGGTGGTCGGCAAGCGCAAAGGGTTCAGCGAAAGCTGGGGGTAG
- a CDS encoding efflux transporter outer membrane subunit, with protein sequence MPSPYKFEAPVFSRAFLTKAASLSALAVAAALLANCASVPDSQTIAPRTDLAATQSLPAESGAWPAQDWWKGFNDVQLNALIDEAFANSPDIQTADARLQKAVASSEQITEALKPSLSLNGSITETQQSLNMGYPAAFRDFLPKGYHPLTRATIGANYDLGLWGKAKAARKGAFAQGKAAEVESIAARQDIAVAVTRAYVELDRLYQQRDDLAAVKANSDARLQLMQARAAHNLEPKDSVLNNADEQARLAARLSGAEAAIKLQNNLIAALVGAGPDRGLTIQRPALAPVEFASLPADASLNLLGRRPDVEAARLMVEAQGQNIKYTKADFYPDVKFSAEWGLQALDWDGLTRHDSTIGSIGPAISLPLFAEGRLRAQYRGAEADYNSAVANYNKALVTALRQVSDAAISTKSTADQIAEAKTRVDSARQAYDLVNLRVQRNLSSKLDLIDAQVKLTSAELDLSDLTAQAYNNRISLIAALGGGFQSH encoded by the coding sequence ATGCCCTCCCCCTATAAATTTGAAGCGCCGGTTTTCTCGCGCGCCTTCCTGACGAAAGCGGCCAGCCTGAGCGCGCTTGCGGTCGCCGCCGCACTGCTGGCCAACTGCGCGTCCGTGCCGGATTCCCAAACCATTGCCCCCCGCACCGACCTCGCCGCCACGCAGAGCCTGCCGGCTGAATCGGGCGCATGGCCGGCACAGGACTGGTGGAAGGGCTTCAATGATGTCCAGCTCAATGCGCTGATCGACGAGGCATTTGCCAATTCGCCCGATATCCAGACCGCCGACGCCCGCCTGCAAAAGGCTGTGGCCTCCAGCGAACAGATTACCGAGGCTCTGAAACCCAGCCTGTCGCTCAACGGCTCGATCACCGAAACCCAGCAGAGCCTCAACATGGGCTATCCGGCTGCGTTCCGCGATTTCCTGCCGAAGGGTTACCACCCGCTGACCCGCGCCACCATCGGCGCCAACTATGATCTGGGCCTGTGGGGCAAGGCGAAGGCGGCTCGCAAGGGCGCCTTCGCGCAAGGCAAGGCCGCCGAGGTGGAGAGCATCGCCGCCCGGCAGGATATTGCCGTGGCCGTGACCCGCGCCTATGTTGAACTCGACCGGCTTTACCAGCAGCGCGACGACCTCGCCGCCGTCAAGGCCAACAGTGACGCCCGCCTGCAACTGATGCAGGCCCGTGCCGCTCACAATCTGGAACCGAAGGACTCGGTGCTGAACAATGCCGACGAACAGGCTCGCCTGGCCGCCCGCCTTTCCGGCGCCGAAGCCGCCATCAAGCTGCAAAACAACCTGATCGCCGCCCTGGTCGGCGCCGGTCCGGATCGCGGCCTGACCATCCAGCGCCCCGCCCTCGCCCCGGTCGAATTTGCGTCCCTGCCCGCCGATGCCAGCCTGAACCTGCTCGGCCGTCGCCCCGATGTCGAAGCCGCCCGCCTGATGGTGGAAGCGCAAGGCCAGAACATCAAATATACCAAAGCCGATTTCTATCCCGACGTGAAGTTCAGCGCCGAATGGGGCCTCCAGGCGCTCGACTGGGACGGCCTGACCCGCCATGATTCCACGATCGGCAGCATCGGCCCGGCCATCAGCCTGCCCCTGTTTGCCGAAGGCCGCCTGCGCGCCCAGTATCGCGGCGCCGAAGCCGATTACAATTCGGCCGTCGCCAACTATAACAAGGCGCTGGTGACCGCCCTGCGTCAGGTTTCCGACGCGGCGATCAGCACCAAATCGACGGCCGACCAGATCGCCGAAGCGAAAACCCGCGTGGACAGCGCCCGGCAAGCCTATGACCTGGTCAATCTGCGCGTTCAGCGCAACCTGTCCAGCAAGCTCGACCTGATCGACGCGCAGGTCAAGCTGACCTCGGCCGAACTCGACCTGTCCGACCTGACTGCCCAGGCCTATAATAACCGCATCAGCCTCATCGCCGCTCTCGGTGGCGGCTTTCAATCGCATTAA
- a CDS encoding TetR/AcrR family transcriptional regulator, whose translation MPTKTLKGAATFKEAPTFKDQRRERIIQVARSVFYEVGYAGASMSMISSRLGGSKATLYAYFNSKEDLFEAIIREQCGQIADLFLAHTGTDDLRATLAVMGRELLTAIMSDEAVRTFQLIVEESHRNPQLAEMFHNVIQSQGGSNLVNLLQAAHARGQINAPNSQEAAMVLKSLIFGDCHFKRIMNLAAQPTEAHLSRQVDLAVDIFMAYYGVKPAG comes from the coding sequence ATGCCAACAAAAACCTTGAAGGGCGCCGCAACTTTCAAGGAAGCGCCTACTTTTAAAGACCAACGCCGCGAACGCATCATTCAGGTGGCGCGCAGCGTGTTTTACGAAGTCGGTTATGCCGGCGCCAGCATGTCGATGATATCGAGCCGCCTGGGTGGCTCGAAAGCGACCCTCTATGCTTATTTCAACAGCAAGGAAGACCTGTTCGAGGCCATTATACGCGAACAGTGCGGCCAGATCGCCGACCTGTTCCTGGCCCATACCGGCACGGACGACCTGCGCGCCACGCTCGCGGTCATGGGCCGTGAACTGCTGACGGCGATCATGTCGGATGAGGCGGTCCGCACCTTCCAGCTTATTGTCGAGGAAAGCCACCGCAATCCGCAACTGGCCGAGATGTTTCATAATGTCATCCAGAGCCAGGGCGGTTCCAACCTGGTCAATCTGTTGCAGGCGGCCCACGCGCGCGGACAGATCAATGCGCCCAATAGCCAGGAAGCGGCCATGGTGCTGAAAAGCCTGATCTTTGGCGACTGCCACTTCAAGCGCATCATGAACCTGGCGGCACAGCCGACCGAGGCGCATTTGTCACGTCAGGTCGATCTCGCCGTCGATATCTTCATGGCCTATTACGGAGTGAAGCCCGCCGGGTAA